In one Umezawaea sp. Da 62-37 genomic region, the following are encoded:
- a CDS encoding class II glutamine amidotransferase, which produces MCRLFGLSASPRRITATFWLLDAPDSLANQSRREPDGVGLGVFAPDGTAVVHRRPIAAYRDTEFAREAREVTSGTFLAHIRYASTGGLRVENTHPFVQDGRLFARNGVVTGLDRLRDKVSEVLGEPVANLVHGDTDSELVFALITAYARRWGDLERSIVAAVDWIGANLPVYALNLIITTATDLWALRYPDTHPLYVLVRPAGGHQGRRHLEHASASGRVRVRCGDLTGAPATVVASEPMDEDSHWRLLEPGELLHVAADQRLTSRIAVPAAPRHPLRPGDLDQQAARSQHSRSGAP; this is translated from the coding sequence ATGTGCCGCCTGTTCGGATTGTCCGCCAGTCCGCGGCGGATCACCGCCACCTTCTGGCTCCTCGACGCCCCCGACAGCCTCGCCAACCAGAGCCGCCGCGAACCGGACGGCGTCGGCCTGGGCGTCTTCGCCCCCGACGGCACCGCGGTGGTCCATCGACGGCCGATCGCCGCGTACCGCGACACGGAGTTCGCCCGCGAGGCGAGAGAGGTCACCAGCGGCACGTTCCTCGCGCACATCCGTTACGCCAGCACCGGCGGTCTCCGCGTCGAGAACACCCACCCGTTCGTGCAGGACGGCAGGCTGTTCGCGCGCAACGGGGTGGTCACCGGGCTGGATCGCCTGCGCGACAAAGTCAGCGAAGTGCTCGGTGAACCGGTGGCGAACCTCGTGCACGGCGACACCGACTCAGAATTGGTGTTCGCACTGATCACCGCATACGCACGCCGCTGGGGCGATCTGGAGCGGTCCATCGTCGCGGCGGTCGACTGGATCGGGGCCAACCTGCCGGTGTACGCGCTCAACCTGATCATCACCACTGCGACCGACCTGTGGGCGCTGCGCTATCCCGACACGCACCCCCTGTACGTGTTGGTCCGCCCGGCCGGTGGCCACCAAGGTCGCCGCCATCTCGAGCACGCCAGCGCGTCAGGCCGAGTACGGGTCCGCTGCGGCGATCTGACGGGCGCACCCGCGACCGTCGTCGCCAGCGAGCCGATGGACGAGGACTCCCACTGGCGCCTGCTCGAACCAGGCGAACTCCTGCACGTCGCGGCCGATCAGCGACTCACCAGTCGGATCGCCGTGCCCGCGGCACCCCGCCACCCGCTGCGTCCCGGGGATCTGGACCAGCAGGCTGCCCG
- a CDS encoding SPFH domain-containing protein, whose translation MGTARSTSFPGSILSTIRRVTMFGYRVPAPDEAMLISGGKNGGSDEAPFRVVVGHGAFVMPFFRKVRFLTLSMAEAEVSEACVTKQAIALNVRAVIAFKVGNDIESIVNAGQRFLSDQAQMSVLTGRIFAGHLRSIVGSMTVEEIVTERQKLATEVLDGSAAEMAKIGLTIDSLQIQSIDDMKLGYIAAMAAPHNAAIQRAAQIAQAEADQASAEAQQASQRKQAEYARQTAVVQATYKAEVDRAQAEAAQAGPLAQATAQRDVINARTELAQREAELRQQQLVAEIVKPAEAEAAKVRVMAAANAQAMEIQAAAAASNNRVALDRLIIEQLPQIVREAALGLSGAKVTILNGADGLGDVAAGLVGQGMAILESVKAGIASTSKPAEAPLAPAAITPNNHHPATA comes from the coding sequence GTGGGCACCGCGCGGTCGACGTCGTTCCCTGGATCGATCCTTTCTACGATTAGGAGAGTCACGATGTTCGGGTATCGGGTACCAGCGCCGGACGAGGCAATGTTGATCTCGGGTGGGAAGAACGGCGGTTCGGATGAGGCGCCGTTCCGGGTGGTGGTCGGTCACGGCGCGTTCGTGATGCCCTTCTTCCGCAAGGTGCGCTTCCTGACCTTGAGCATGGCCGAGGCCGAGGTGTCGGAGGCCTGTGTGACCAAGCAGGCCATCGCGCTGAACGTGCGCGCGGTGATCGCGTTCAAGGTCGGCAACGACATCGAGAGCATCGTCAACGCGGGCCAGCGCTTCCTGTCCGATCAGGCCCAGATGTCCGTTCTCACGGGTCGGATCTTCGCCGGGCACCTGCGGTCGATCGTCGGCTCGATGACGGTCGAAGAGATCGTGACCGAACGCCAGAAACTCGCCACCGAGGTGCTCGACGGGTCGGCGGCGGAAATGGCGAAGATCGGCCTGACGATCGACTCGCTGCAGATCCAGTCGATCGACGACATGAAACTCGGCTACATCGCCGCGATGGCGGCCCCGCACAACGCGGCGATCCAGCGCGCGGCGCAGATCGCGCAGGCCGAGGCGGACCAGGCCTCGGCGGAGGCGCAGCAGGCGTCGCAGCGCAAGCAGGCCGAGTACGCGCGCCAGACGGCCGTGGTGCAGGCGACCTACAAGGCCGAGGTGGACCGCGCCCAGGCCGAGGCCGCGCAGGCCGGTCCGCTCGCCCAGGCCACCGCCCAACGTGACGTGATCAACGCGCGCACCGAACTCGCGCAACGTGAGGCGGAGCTCCGCCAGCAGCAACTCGTCGCCGAGATCGTGAAGCCCGCCGAAGCCGAAGCGGCGAAGGTCAGGGTGATGGCCGCCGCGAACGCGCAGGCGATGGAGATCCAGGCCGCCGCGGCCGCGTCCAACAACCGAGTCGCCCTGGACCGCCTCATCATCGAGCAGCTGCCGCAGATCGTGCGCGAAGCGGCCCTCGGGCTCAGTGGCGCGAAGGTCACGATCCTCAACGGGGCCGACGGTCTCGGCGACGTGGCGGCCGGACTCGTCGGACAGGGCATGGCGATCCTCGAATCGGTCAAAGCCGGAATCGCCTCGACCTCCAAGCCCGCGGAAGCGCCACTCGCGCCCGCGGCTATCACCCCCAACAACCACCACCCGGCCACGGCCTGA
- a CDS encoding IS701 family transposase, whose product MSTEEDLAAWTAGLDDLFGRVAGRFHRVEPRRRARAYVRGLLAPLAGKNGWTLAEAAGDATPDGMQRLLNAAAWDADGVRDDVRAYAVEYLGERDGVLVVDETGFLKKGTGSAGVQRQYSGTAGRTENCQLGVFLAYTTSKGRTLIDRELYLPKSWTADRDRCRDAAIPDEVEFATKTVQAQWMLARALDAGVPAAWVTADEAYGKDHKFRTWLEQRRIGYVVAVPCNQTIPAVAGTSRADVLVAHAPDEAWKRLSCGEGAKGPRLFDWAVASLPVYEDTTPPGWRRWLLVRRSLTPNSRGEHELAYYLCCAPSGTTDDDLIRVAGARWAVEDCFQTAKTEVGLDHYQVRRYDAWYRHITLAMLAHTYLAVTAAIAPKALAAASSRSHSARSNVSWHT is encoded by the coding sequence GTGTCGACTGAAGAGGATCTTGCCGCTTGGACCGCGGGGTTGGACGACCTGTTCGGGCGGGTGGCGGGGCGGTTTCACCGGGTGGAGCCACGACGCCGTGCCCGTGCCTACGTGCGGGGCTTGTTGGCACCGCTGGCGGGCAAGAACGGGTGGACCTTGGCCGAAGCGGCCGGAGATGCCACCCCGGATGGCATGCAGCGTCTGCTCAACGCGGCTGCCTGGGACGCGGACGGAGTCCGTGACGACGTCCGCGCCTATGCGGTCGAGTATCTGGGCGAGCGCGACGGTGTGCTGGTGGTGGACGAGACCGGTTTCCTGAAGAAGGGCACCGGATCAGCCGGGGTCCAGCGGCAGTACTCCGGCACCGCCGGGCGGACCGAGAACTGTCAACTGGGCGTATTTCTTGCTTACACCACAAGCAAAGGCCGCACGCTCATCGACCGCGAGTTGTACCTGCCGAAGTCCTGGACCGCGGACCGCGACCGCTGTCGCGACGCCGCGATACCCGACGAGGTGGAGTTCGCCACCAAGACCGTGCAAGCACAGTGGATGCTCGCCCGCGCTTTGGACGCCGGGGTCCCGGCGGCGTGGGTGACCGCCGACGAGGCCTACGGCAAGGATCACAAGTTCCGTACCTGGCTGGAACAACGGCGTATCGGTTACGTCGTCGCCGTGCCCTGCAACCAGACCATCCCGGCCGTGGCCGGTACGTCGCGCGCCGACGTCCTGGTCGCGCACGCACCGGACGAGGCCTGGAAACGCCTCAGTTGCGGCGAAGGCGCCAAGGGACCGCGACTGTTCGACTGGGCGGTGGCGTCGCTGCCCGTCTACGAGGACACCACCCCGCCGGGGTGGCGGCGGTGGCTGCTGGTCCGCCGCTCGCTCACACCCAACAGCAGGGGCGAGCACGAGTTGGCCTACTACTTGTGTTGCGCCCCAAGCGGAACCACCGATGACGATCTCATCCGTGTGGCCGGTGCCCGGTGGGCGGTCGAGGACTGTTTCCAGACCGCCAAGACCGAGGTCGGGCTCGATCATTACCAGGTCCGTCGGTACGACGCCTGGTACCGGCACATCACCCTGGCGATGCTGGCCCATACCTACCTCGCCGTGACTGCGGCGATCGCCCCAAAAGCCCTGGCAGCGGCCTCATCCCGCTCACACTCGGCGAGATCAAACGTCTCCTGGCACACCTGA
- a CDS encoding DUF5313 family protein yields the protein MTLRGTRPNPAQWLGYALGRRLPQRCNTWVLHDITCRTWAARHFLRGYVQMSPILLLLLLPGPLSIRALSILLGLLVGSFYSMTYLWETTEQRLVRQGYPRGMGAQTRRAVHADADALEAAAYRRRYRSNDT from the coding sequence ATGACGCTGCGAGGAACCAGGCCAAACCCGGCCCAGTGGCTGGGGTACGCGCTCGGCAGACGGTTGCCGCAACGTTGCAACACGTGGGTGCTACACGACATCACCTGCCGCACGTGGGCCGCACGGCATTTCCTGCGCGGATACGTTCAGATGTCACCGATTCTGCTGCTGCTCCTACTGCCCGGACCGCTGTCGATCAGGGCACTTTCGATCTTGCTGGGCTTGCTGGTCGGTTCCTTCTATTCCATGACCTACCTGTGGGAGACGACTGAACAACGGCTCGTCAGACAGGGGTATCCGCGAGGAATGGGCGCTCAGACGCGTCGTGCCGTGCACGCCGATGCGGATGCCCTCGAGGCCGCTGCGTACAGGCGGCGCTACCGGAGCAATGACACCTGA